In the genome of Leucobacter luti, one region contains:
- a CDS encoding SDR family NAD(P)-dependent oxidoreductase, which yields MSTQVVPGRFDGKTAIVTGAGSGIGKAIAQRLLAEGGTVIASDVSAERLSEFAAEAQTDRLRTVVSDVTVEADIAQLIDAAGGVVDVVANNAGIMDGFYPVAEVPDDVWQRVFDINVTGVMRLSRAVLPGMVERGSGAIVNTASAAGLRGNAAGAAYTASKHAVVGLTKHSAYMYGRQGVRVNAVAPGGVATNVDGSFQSEYAAKLMGPAFQAIGLAPATPEELASAITWLLSDDAANVNGVILASDGGWSAQ from the coding sequence ATGAGCACTCAGGTAGTTCCCGGCCGGTTTGACGGCAAGACAGCGATCGTCACCGGCGCCGGATCCGGTATCGGGAAGGCGATCGCGCAGCGGCTCCTCGCCGAGGGCGGCACCGTCATCGCCTCCGATGTCTCAGCCGAGCGACTCTCCGAGTTTGCTGCGGAGGCCCAGACTGACCGCCTCCGCACTGTGGTCAGTGACGTCACCGTCGAAGCTGACATCGCACAGCTTATTGACGCTGCAGGCGGCGTGGTCGACGTGGTTGCAAACAATGCAGGGATCATGGATGGTTTCTACCCGGTAGCCGAGGTTCCAGATGACGTGTGGCAGCGAGTCTTCGATATCAACGTCACCGGAGTGATGCGACTCTCGCGCGCTGTTCTTCCCGGTATGGTCGAGCGCGGCTCTGGCGCAATCGTGAACACCGCGAGCGCGGCCGGGCTGCGCGGGAACGCCGCTGGTGCGGCCTACACCGCCTCCAAGCACGCGGTCGTCGGCCTCACGAAGCACTCTGCGTACATGTATGGACGCCAGGGCGTCCGCGTGAACGCGGTCGCTCCTGGTGGCGTCGCAACAAACGTCGACGGTTCGTTTCAGTCCGAGTACGCCGCGAAGCTCATGGGCCCCGCGTTCCAAGCGATCGGGCTTGCTCCCGCGACGCCTGAGGAACTCGCGAGCGCGATCACGTGGCTGCTGAGCGACGACGCCGCGAACGTGAACGGCGTCATCCTCGCTTCAGACGGTGGCTGGTCGGCGCAGTAA
- a CDS encoding M20/M25/M40 family metallo-hydrolase: MSIESSEPELSETARIARDLIRIDTSNRGGGDAEAERPAAEYVAAYLRELGLEPTIIESEPGRASVVARVTGADPELPALVLHGHLDVVPADPANWSVDPFAGEIRDGMLWGRGAVDMKDMDAMILTATAELLRAGERPRRDVILAFFADEENGGVYGSHHLVAHHPELFAGAGTAVSEVGGYSIDVEGTRAYVIQTGEKSLDWIRLRARGTAAHGSRVWQDNAITRLAEAIAALGRHEWPLALCDTTRELVGEIAAILGEDPQEVAPDELVLRLGKSGGFIQASLRNTSNPTVLTAGYKHNVIPDTAEALVDVRSLPDQQADVLAEVQRIVGDDIEIETVHSDIGLEVPFAGELVDAMTASLKRHDPEARVLPYLLSGGTDNKALSLLGITGYGFAPLRLPADLDFPGMFHGVDERVPLDALDFGHRVLADLLRSY, from the coding sequence ATGAGTATCGAATCGTCAGAGCCCGAGCTCTCAGAGACCGCCCGTATCGCCCGCGATCTGATCAGGATCGACACGTCGAACCGAGGGGGAGGGGACGCCGAAGCGGAGCGTCCCGCTGCTGAGTACGTCGCGGCGTATCTGCGAGAGCTCGGTCTGGAACCGACGATCATCGAGTCGGAGCCGGGTCGGGCGAGCGTGGTCGCCCGTGTGACCGGGGCGGATCCCGAGCTCCCAGCACTGGTGCTGCACGGTCACCTCGACGTTGTGCCCGCTGACCCAGCGAACTGGAGTGTGGACCCGTTCGCCGGTGAAATCCGCGATGGCATGTTGTGGGGCCGTGGGGCGGTCGATATGAAGGACATGGATGCCATGATTCTGACTGCGACGGCGGAGCTGCTGCGCGCAGGCGAGCGCCCGCGACGCGACGTGATCCTCGCGTTCTTTGCCGATGAGGAGAACGGTGGCGTGTACGGCTCCCATCACCTGGTTGCTCACCACCCTGAGCTCTTTGCCGGGGCTGGCACTGCGGTGAGCGAAGTGGGCGGCTATTCGATCGACGTCGAGGGCACACGCGCCTATGTGATTCAGACCGGTGAGAAATCACTTGATTGGATCCGGCTCCGCGCCCGTGGCACAGCAGCGCACGGTTCGCGCGTCTGGCAGGACAATGCGATCACCCGGCTCGCGGAGGCGATCGCGGCGCTCGGCCGCCACGAGTGGCCGCTGGCGCTGTGCGACACCACACGCGAGCTTGTGGGTGAAATCGCTGCAATCCTCGGCGAGGATCCCCAGGAAGTCGCTCCTGATGAACTCGTGCTCCGCCTCGGAAAGAGCGGTGGGTTCATCCAGGCGAGTCTGCGCAACACGAGTAACCCGACAGTGCTCACCGCGGGGTACAAGCACAACGTGATCCCTGACACGGCCGAAGCGCTCGTGGATGTGCGGTCGCTCCCAGATCAACAGGCCGACGTCCTGGCTGAAGTGCAGCGCATCGTGGGCGATGACATCGAAATTGAAACGGTGCACTCCGACATCGGGCTTGAAGTGCCGTTTGCGGGTGAGCTCGTCGATGCCATGACGGCGAGCCTGAAACGCCACGATCCAGAGGCGCGCGTGTTGCCGTATCTGCTTTCAGGCGGCACCGACAACAAGGCGCTTTCGCTGCTCGGGATCACGGGCTACGGCTTTGCCCCGTTGCGCCTCCCAGCAGACCTCGATTTCCCTGGGATGTTCCACGGCGTCGACGAGCGGGTACCGCTCGACGCGCTCGACTTCGGGCACCGTGTGCTCGCGGACCTGCTCCGCAGTTACTAG
- a CDS encoding PAC2 family protein — MTDASPGYPRVLIAAFQGWSDAGDATSEVLQHLGALVDAEVLHVIGSEGYVDYQVHRPKISLDDAGDRVLEWPDTRLLGTVRRPGAEDDVEAESAAETVRRIDGGRVTELFLLSGVEPARDWQSFADEIVELVDVWAIDNVIILGSMYSDAPHSRPVVTTITSEDAARREATGATRSTYEGPAGIATVVDMALTEAGIPPVSLWAQVPHYVHSTPSPKVTLALLDKLEELLDIVIPRGELLDQATDWESNINRIAAADEDMSRYIRGLEETRDEALAAETTGDAIAAEFEKFLEDGSRRNAAQEPGGAEAAGVHPGQAEAGQADSDPTAPTAPSQDPAEGADPAAASETGETDPPSAPGDGDTPGGASPTTP, encoded by the coding sequence GTGACCGACGCCTCCCCCGGCTACCCCCGCGTACTCATCGCAGCCTTCCAGGGCTGGAGCGACGCCGGCGATGCCACCAGCGAGGTGCTGCAGCACCTCGGAGCGCTGGTTGACGCTGAAGTGTTGCACGTGATCGGCTCAGAAGGCTACGTCGATTACCAAGTGCACCGGCCCAAGATTTCGCTTGACGATGCGGGAGATCGCGTGTTGGAGTGGCCGGATACGCGCCTGCTCGGCACGGTACGCCGCCCAGGCGCAGAAGATGATGTGGAAGCCGAATCCGCGGCCGAAACGGTGCGTCGAATTGATGGCGGTCGCGTCACCGAACTGTTCTTGCTGTCTGGCGTAGAACCGGCACGCGATTGGCAGAGTTTCGCAGACGAAATCGTTGAGCTCGTCGATGTCTGGGCGATCGACAACGTCATCATCCTCGGCTCGATGTACTCCGACGCGCCGCACTCACGCCCCGTCGTCACGACCATCACGAGCGAGGATGCCGCGCGCCGAGAGGCGACTGGCGCGACTCGCAGCACGTATGAGGGGCCTGCGGGTATCGCGACCGTGGTAGACATGGCGCTCACTGAGGCAGGCATTCCACCGGTGTCGCTCTGGGCGCAAGTGCCGCACTACGTGCACAGTACGCCGTCGCCAAAGGTGACGCTTGCGCTGCTCGACAAGCTCGAAGAGTTGCTCGACATTGTGATTCCCCGCGGCGAGCTCCTTGATCAGGCCACCGACTGGGAATCGAACATCAATCGCATTGCGGCGGCCGACGAGGACATGTCCCGCTATATCCGAGGCTTGGAAGAGACTCGCGATGAAGCGCTCGCTGCGGAAACAACAGGCGACGCGATCGCGGCCGAGTTCGAGAAGTTCCTCGAGGATGGCTCGCGCCGCAACGCAGCGCAGGAGCCGGGTGGGGCCGAGGCAGCAGGCGTGCACCCAGGACAGGCCGAAGCCGGTCAGGCCGATTCCGACCCGACCGCCCCGACCGCCCCGTCTCAGGACCCGGCTGAGGGAGCAGACCCGGCGGCCGCCAGCGAGACCGGCGAGACTGATCCGCCAAGCGCTCCCGGTGACGGAGACACTCCTGGTGGAGCCAGCCCGACGACGCCCTAA
- a CDS encoding spore germination protein GerW family protein, giving the protein MASLTKQLADTVTQVGVHSAYGEPVETGGTTIMPVATTWYGFGAGEGTGAGGVSEEATQGEGSGGGGGGISIPVGAYVTRDGATRFEPNVVALLVVGAPFVWVAGRALARVIRALKR; this is encoded by the coding sequence ATGGCATCTCTCACGAAGCAGCTTGCAGACACCGTGACGCAGGTCGGGGTGCACTCCGCCTACGGCGAACCCGTCGAGACCGGGGGCACCACGATCATGCCCGTCGCCACGACCTGGTACGGCTTTGGCGCCGGCGAGGGGACTGGGGCGGGCGGTGTCTCTGAGGAGGCCACGCAGGGCGAGGGCTCTGGCGGCGGCGGGGGCGGGATCTCGATCCCGGTTGGCGCGTACGTGACCCGTGACGGCGCGACTCGCTTTGAACCGAATGTCGTTGCGCTGCTGGTCGTTGGCGCTCCGTTTGTGTGGGTCGCGGGTCGAGCGCTTGCGCGTGTCATCCGCGCACTGAAGCGCTAG
- a CDS encoding tRNA (adenine-N1)-methyltransferase, translating to MSELDTDTGASAGTPAKSGPLGYGDRVQLTGPKGRLNTITLVHDGEFHSHRGVIAHADLVGLPDASVVENSSGEEYLVLRPLLSDFVMSMPRGAAIVYPKDAAQILSLADIFPGARVVEAGVGSGALSLHLLRGIGEQGELFSFERREEFADVARANVAAFSGAAPDNWTLSVGDLQDTLPAVCPTDSVDRVVLDMLAPWECVGVAAEALKPGGVLICYVATVTQLSRTAEEIRRSGLFTHPQSNETMVRGWHVEGLAVRPDHRMVAHTGFLITARRLAPGTVLPSLKRRASKGEFTDADLASWLPDLAGEVESSEMWSPEVVGDRVKSDKVLRKKVREARALADERGVETAPEAEQAASAAPGQQATNTAE from the coding sequence GTGAGCGAACTTGATACGGACACCGGAGCCTCAGCGGGCACCCCAGCGAAGAGCGGGCCGCTCGGCTACGGCGACCGCGTGCAGCTCACCGGCCCGAAAGGGCGTCTGAACACGATCACACTCGTGCACGACGGTGAATTTCACAGCCACCGCGGCGTCATCGCGCACGCCGACCTCGTCGGGCTCCCTGACGCCTCGGTCGTTGAAAACAGCAGCGGTGAGGAGTACCTCGTGCTCCGCCCGCTCCTGTCAGACTTTGTCATGTCGATGCCGCGCGGTGCCGCAATTGTGTACCCGAAGGACGCGGCCCAGATCCTCTCCCTCGCAGACATCTTCCCGGGTGCGCGAGTGGTCGAGGCGGGCGTCGGATCCGGTGCGCTCTCGCTGCACCTGCTCCGGGGGATCGGCGAGCAGGGCGAGCTCTTCTCCTTTGAGCGCCGCGAGGAGTTCGCTGATGTGGCGCGTGCGAACGTCGCTGCGTTCTCGGGTGCGGCCCCTGACAACTGGACGCTCTCAGTCGGAGATCTGCAGGACACCCTGCCCGCCGTCTGCCCGACTGACTCAGTGGACCGGGTCGTGCTCGACATGCTCGCGCCGTGGGAGTGTGTCGGTGTGGCGGCTGAGGCCCTGAAACCGGGCGGCGTCCTGATTTGCTACGTCGCCACGGTGACGCAGCTCTCCCGTACTGCAGAGGAGATTCGCCGGAGCGGACTCTTCACACACCCGCAATCCAACGAGACGATGGTGCGCGGCTGGCATGTTGAGGGCCTTGCAGTGCGCCCGGATCATCGGATGGTCGCCCACACCGGCTTCCTCATCACGGCCCGCCGCCTCGCGCCGGGAACGGTGCTGCCGAGCCTCAAGCGGCGCGCATCAAAGGGCGAGTTCACTGACGCCGATCTCGCGAGCTGGCTCCCGGATCTCGCAGGCGAGGTCGAGAGCTCTGAAATGTGGAGCCCCGAGGTGGTCGGCGATCGGGTGAAGAGTGACAAGGTGCTGCGTAAAAAGGTCCGCGAGGCGCGCGCGCTCGCGGACGAACGCGGGGTCGAGACCGCCCCGGAAGCTGAGCAGGC
- the ybaK gene encoding Cys-tRNA(Pro) deacylase: MAKKTAGSQRSGSTPATVALRAMGIAFSERSYAHDPAVTDFGGEAARALGVAPERVFKTLHADVDGALAVAIVPVSGTLDLKALAAALGGKRAAMADPAMAERRTGYVVGGMSPLGQRSRLRTVLDASAMAHATVLVSGGRRGLDLELRPDDLLQATSSVLAEIGRVG; encoded by the coding sequence ATGGCGAAGAAGACTGCCGGATCCCAGCGCTCTGGATCCACCCCAGCGACTGTGGCGTTGCGGGCGATGGGGATCGCGTTCTCCGAGCGCAGCTACGCGCACGACCCCGCGGTCACGGACTTTGGGGGAGAAGCAGCGCGCGCGTTGGGCGTCGCGCCCGAGCGGGTGTTCAAGACCCTGCACGCGGATGTAGACGGCGCGCTCGCAGTGGCGATCGTGCCGGTCTCAGGCACGCTTGACCTCAAGGCTCTCGCAGCGGCACTGGGCGGAAAGCGGGCGGCCATGGCGGATCCTGCGATGGCTGAGCGACGCACCGGCTATGTCGTCGGCGGGATGAGCCCGCTTGGACAGCGCAGCCGCCTCCGGACCGTCCTCGATGCGTCCGCGATGGCGCACGCGACGGTACTGGTGTCTGGCGGGCGGCGCGGCCTTGATCTTGAGTTGCGCCCCGACGATCTGCTGCAGGCGACGTCTTCAGTGCTTGCCGAGATCGGGCGTGTCGGGTGA
- a CDS encoding undecaprenyl-diphosphate phosphatase, with protein sequence MGIFEAILLGIIQGLTEFLPISSSAHLRIASELMGIGDAGSAFTAITQIGTEAAVIVFFWRDIVRIIGSWARSLTGKISRKDPDALMGWWIILGTIPIVVLGLLFQDQIEGSLRSLWFVAISLIVFGILLGVADRIGRKARPLDQLTWKHGIGFGFAQALALIPGVSRSGGTITAGLLMGYTREAAARYSFLLAIPAVFGSGFYQLVKALKAPAGETPMGMTLIATVVAFVVALFVIGLFMRYISKRSFMPFVIYRVLLGALIIVLLGTGVLTAEGGTAAAQAAVTVGGSAL encoded by the coding sequence ATGGGAATCTTCGAGGCGATTCTGCTCGGCATTATTCAGGGACTGACCGAGTTCCTGCCGATTTCATCGAGCGCGCACTTGCGAATCGCGAGCGAACTCATGGGGATCGGGGATGCGGGATCGGCGTTCACCGCGATCACCCAGATCGGCACGGAGGCCGCGGTGATCGTGTTCTTCTGGCGTGACATCGTGCGGATTATTGGAAGCTGGGCTCGATCCCTGACTGGCAAGATCTCCCGCAAGGATCCTGACGCTCTGATGGGCTGGTGGATCATTCTCGGAACTATCCCGATCGTCGTGCTTGGGCTGCTGTTCCAGGACCAGATCGAGGGCTCGCTGCGCTCGCTGTGGTTCGTCGCAATCAGTCTCATCGTGTTCGGCATTCTGCTCGGCGTTGCGGACCGTATCGGACGCAAAGCGCGTCCGCTGGATCAGCTGACCTGGAAGCACGGCATCGGCTTCGGTTTCGCCCAGGCGCTCGCATTGATCCCCGGAGTCTCGCGCTCGGGCGGCACGATCACCGCCGGTCTGCTCATGGGATACACGCGTGAGGCAGCGGCCCGGTATTCCTTCCTGCTGGCCATTCCTGCGGTGTTCGGATCGGGTTTTTACCAGCTCGTGAAGGCGCTCAAAGCACCGGCAGGCGAGACCCCCATGGGCATGACGCTGATCGCGACCGTCGTCGCGTTCGTCGTGGCCCTGTTCGTCATCGGGCTGTTCATGCGCTACATCTCAAAGCGCAGCTTCATGCCATTCGTCATCTACCGCGTGCTGCTCGGCGCGCTGATCATCGTGCTGCTCGGCACCGGCGTCCTCACCGCTGAGGGCGGCACCGCAGCAGCACAGGCGGCTGTGACCGTCGGAGGGAGCGCGCTGTGA
- a CDS encoding GNAT family N-acetyltransferase, with product MTTSLRRATLADISAAAATLSSAFTNYPWTRWSIPEDEYESRLERLQAAYLTHALEHGIVIVSDNCAGVAALLPPDSPEPAAHVQQEIGALLGSRLAALFELELPPRLPDSWDFATLGVHPSHAGRGLGSALIGAALATVASSAHPCVSLETSAASNVALYERHGFLVTHRTEIEHGPVVFTMGREL from the coding sequence GTGACGACTTCACTTCGCAGGGCCACACTGGCCGACATCTCCGCCGCAGCGGCGACGCTCAGCAGCGCGTTCACCAACTACCCCTGGACGCGCTGGAGCATTCCAGAAGACGAGTACGAGAGCCGCCTGGAGCGCCTCCAGGCGGCCTACCTCACGCACGCGCTGGAACACGGGATCGTGATTGTCAGCGACAACTGTGCCGGAGTTGCTGCGTTGCTCCCACCGGACAGCCCAGAGCCAGCTGCGCACGTTCAACAGGAGATCGGCGCGCTGCTGGGCAGTCGTCTCGCTGCGCTGTTCGAGCTCGAGCTGCCGCCTCGACTGCCGGATTCCTGGGACTTCGCGACGCTCGGCGTGCATCCGTCCCACGCGGGACGCGGCCTCGGGTCCGCGCTCATCGGCGCAGCATTGGCGACAGTTGCGAGCTCAGCACACCCCTGCGTCTCCCTTGAAACATCAGCGGCCAGCAACGTCGCACTCTACGAGCGGCACGGCTTCTTGGTGACCCATCGCACGGAGATTGAGCACGGCCCGGTTGTCTTCACGATGGGGCGAGAGCTGTAG
- a CDS encoding HAD family phosphatase — translation MSANLSPRTPAAVLWDMDGTLIDSEPLWLDTEIAMLDRYSIELTDEVRNSLIGSGLRAAAQVFQELGVPLTADEIITEWKNGVIDRLRATAPQWRPGALELLSSLNAAGIPSGLVTMAVREIADTVMDLLPSDIAFASVLGGDEVQHEKPHPQPYLLGAAQLGVQIADCVALEDSINGLRSAHASGAVAIGIPHTIPLDGVPAHELWSTLAGVDADRLSERFRFHAGAVATTGMGELA, via the coding sequence ATGAGTGCGAACCTCTCCCCGAGAACCCCCGCGGCAGTGCTGTGGGACATGGATGGAACCCTGATTGATTCGGAGCCGCTGTGGCTCGACACTGAGATTGCGATGCTCGATCGCTACAGCATTGAGTTGACCGACGAGGTCCGCAATAGCCTGATCGGATCTGGACTGCGTGCGGCAGCCCAAGTGTTCCAAGAGCTCGGCGTTCCACTCACCGCTGACGAGATCATCACCGAATGGAAGAACGGCGTCATCGACCGGCTGCGCGCAACGGCGCCACAGTGGCGTCCGGGCGCGCTCGAACTGCTGAGCTCGCTGAACGCTGCTGGGATCCCGTCTGGCCTCGTGACGATGGCGGTGCGTGAGATCGCTGACACCGTCATGGACCTCCTGCCGAGCGATATCGCGTTCGCGTCAGTGCTCGGCGGTGACGAGGTGCAGCACGAGAAGCCGCACCCCCAGCCCTACCTGCTGGGCGCTGCGCAGCTCGGCGTGCAGATTGCGGACTGTGTTGCGCTTGAGGACTCGATCAACGGACTGCGCTCAGCACACGCTTCGGGGGCAGTCGCCATTGGGATCCCGCACACGATCCCACTCGATGGCGTGCCTGCGCACGAGCTCTGGTCGACGCTGGCCGGGGTGGACGCCGATAGACTTTCTGAGCGTTTTCGGTTCCATGCGGGTGCCGTCGCCACAACTGGAATGGGAGAACTCGCGTGA
- a CDS encoding SGNH/GDSL hydrolase family protein, with amino-acid sequence MAEDRAGIELPWSRFVAIGDSFTEGVGDPDADSPGGLRGWADRFAEVLAEYDDEFAYANLAVRGKLIQQITEEQVAVAQDLRPDLISVCAGGNDVIRPGTDPDEVAAKLDRIVERLSETGATIMLFTGVDTAFQPVFRSIRGKVAIFNENVRKVAQKYDCVVVDQWAIPELQDSRFWAGDRLHLNALGHNTIARAALDVLNVPHELPAMDPPPLPVRNWREARKEDVVWAREHLVPWVLRRIKHVSSGDGLEAKRPQPQTLRPPRHGGSDA; translated from the coding sequence ATGGCAGAGGATCGGGCGGGAATCGAGCTTCCCTGGTCACGTTTCGTGGCCATCGGGGATTCCTTCACTGAAGGTGTGGGTGATCCCGATGCTGACAGCCCGGGCGGGTTGCGCGGATGGGCAGATCGCTTCGCGGAGGTACTCGCCGAGTACGACGACGAGTTTGCCTACGCGAACCTCGCAGTCCGCGGAAAGCTGATCCAGCAGATCACCGAGGAACAGGTTGCGGTGGCCCAGGACCTGCGCCCGGATCTCATCAGCGTGTGCGCCGGGGGCAATGACGTGATTCGGCCGGGGACTGATCCTGACGAGGTCGCGGCGAAGCTCGATCGCATTGTGGAGCGGCTCAGCGAGACCGGAGCCACCATCATGTTGTTCACCGGGGTCGACACCGCCTTCCAGCCCGTGTTCCGCAGCATTCGCGGCAAAGTTGCCATTTTCAATGAGAACGTGCGGAAGGTGGCGCAGAAATACGACTGCGTCGTGGTCGATCAGTGGGCAATTCCCGAGTTGCAAGACAGCCGCTTCTGGGCAGGTGACCGCTTGCACCTGAACGCGCTCGGGCACAATACGATCGCCCGAGCGGCGCTCGACGTGCTCAATGTGCCGCATGAGCTCCCCGCAATGGATCCGCCGCCGCTGCCCGTGCGAAACTGGCGCGAGGCTCGCAAAGAAGATGTGGTGTGGGCGCGCGAGCACCTCGTGCCCTGGGTGCTGCGCCGCATCAAGCATGTGTCGTCTGGTGACGGACTCGAAGCAAAGCGACCTCAGCCGCAGACGCTGCGGCCGCCGCGTCACGGCGGGAGCGACGCGTAA
- a CDS encoding DEAD/DEAH box helicase produces MTDSDPGLHLPGTSAAEHLPPAYPERAAHGTAGTLRAWQEEAIKRYLDASPRDFLASATPGAGKTTFALRLASILRANHTVRQIIVVAPTEHLKTQWADAAMRAGIRLNPNYANSDGFGYGSHFHGVAVTYAQVAMKPVQHRLLTEYTDTLVILDEVHHGGDALSWGDAIREAYGSATRRLSLTGTPFRSDDAQIPFVEYAPQPDGTTVSLTDYDYGYGRALADGIVRPVIFMVYAGKMRWQTSAGEEMEASLGEGNTKDITSQAWRTALDPAGDWIGKVLKAADRRLTEVRETVPDAGGLVIATDHASAKSYARQLREITGEQVALILSDDTGASERIDEFSKGDSRWMVAVRMVSEGVDVPRLAVGVYATSSSTPLFFAQAIGRFVRSRRRGEVASVFIPNVPALMQLASELEKERGHVLEGPASAEEMWDAEAALMSEAEREDKASSELLEGEGFVYQALASDAHFDRAVFDGAEFGGYAEVESEEELDFLGFPGLLEPQEVKALLQQRQARQAKRSASKQGILEHAPDRSEAPEALHRTLGEQRKLLSSLVGMYSKVSGEPHKDIHTELRRVCGGPAVPQASVTQLQKRIDLLRRRLRP; encoded by the coding sequence GTGACAGATTCGGACCCGGGCCTCCACCTGCCGGGGACCAGCGCAGCCGAACATTTGCCGCCCGCCTATCCAGAGCGAGCGGCGCACGGCACCGCCGGCACGCTGCGCGCTTGGCAGGAGGAGGCGATAAAACGCTATCTCGATGCCTCGCCTCGAGACTTCCTCGCTTCGGCGACCCCTGGAGCAGGGAAGACCACGTTCGCCTTGCGCCTCGCTTCGATCCTTCGCGCCAACCACACGGTGCGTCAGATCATCGTGGTGGCCCCCACTGAACACCTCAAAACTCAGTGGGCCGATGCGGCGATGCGCGCCGGCATCAGGTTGAACCCCAACTACGCCAATAGTGACGGATTCGGCTACGGCAGCCATTTTCATGGAGTGGCAGTGACCTACGCACAGGTCGCGATGAAGCCGGTGCAACACCGCTTGCTCACTGAGTACACCGACACGCTCGTGATCCTCGATGAGGTCCACCACGGAGGTGACGCGCTGAGCTGGGGCGACGCGATCCGTGAGGCCTATGGCTCGGCGACGAGGCGGCTCTCACTCACCGGAACGCCGTTCCGCTCGGACGACGCGCAGATCCCGTTCGTGGAATACGCGCCCCAGCCCGATGGAACGACGGTGTCCCTGACGGACTACGACTACGGGTACGGCCGTGCGCTCGCTGACGGCATCGTGCGCCCGGTGATCTTCATGGTCTACGCAGGCAAAATGCGGTGGCAGACTTCTGCTGGCGAGGAGATGGAAGCGAGTCTCGGCGAGGGGAACACGAAGGACATCACCTCGCAGGCCTGGCGCACGGCGCTTGATCCTGCTGGTGACTGGATTGGGAAAGTGCTCAAGGCAGCGGATCGGCGCCTCACCGAAGTGCGTGAGACCGTGCCCGATGCCGGCGGGCTGGTGATCGCGACGGATCACGCCTCGGCGAAGTCCTACGCGCGCCAGCTCCGTGAGATCACGGGGGAGCAGGTCGCACTGATCCTGTCTGACGACACGGGGGCGAGCGAGCGCATCGACGAATTCTCCAAGGGGGATTCGCGCTGGATGGTGGCCGTCCGCATGGTATCTGAGGGCGTGGACGTGCCCCGGCTTGCTGTTGGCGTGTACGCCACGAGCTCTTCGACGCCGCTGTTCTTCGCTCAAGCGATTGGCCGCTTCGTGCGCTCGCGCCGCCGGGGCGAGGTCGCTTCCGTGTTTATCCCGAACGTGCCAGCACTGATGCAGCTTGCCTCCGAGCTGGAAAAGGAACGCGGCCACGTGCTCGAAGGTCCAGCGAGCGCGGAAGAGATGTGGGATGCCGAAGCCGCGCTCATGTCCGAGGCTGAGCGGGAGGACAAGGCTTCGTCCGAGCTGCTTGAGGGAGAAGGGTTCGTGTATCAGGCGCTTGCGTCTGATGCGCACTTCGATCGTGCAGTGTTTGATGGTGCCGAGTTTGGCGGCTACGCCGAAGTGGAGAGCGAAGAGGAACTTGACTTCCTCGGCTTCCCGGGGCTCTTGGAGCCTCAGGAAGTGAAGGCGCTTCTCCAACAGCGTCAGGCGCGTCAGGCAAAGCGCAGCGCCTCGAAGCAGGGGATCTTGGAACATGCACCGGACCGTTCGGAGGCGCCTGAAGCGCTGCACCGCACGCTGGGTGAGCAGCGCAAGCTGCTGTCGAGCCTGGTCGGGATGTACTCCAAAGTATCGGGGGAGCCGCACAAGGACATCCATACGGAACTCCGGCGGGTCTGCGGCGGTCCTGCGGTGCCACAGGCATCAGTGACGCAATTGCAGAAGCGGATCGATCTATTGCGCCGGAGACTGCGGCCGTAG